TTCCTTAATTATTGCCCATTCAGTAATATCAAATCATTACCGATGACCAACGGGTGGTCCGGCTCGCCACCACGCCCCTGCTTCCACCCGGCAGTTGCGGCGTATCAATCCGTCGAAACAGCCGGTTGCTTTAACATTCGCGCAGTCAACTGAAACGCACACACCGCAACACAAGCATAGCCGCAAGGCACAGGGTCACGGTCCAGCCGATGAATCAGTTCCGCCTCTCTTCCGCGCGCGACGTCAGGCATCGCCTCGATCCCGCGGGAACCCGCCGACGCGCGCTGCTCGCGATTCCCGCGCTCGGCGTGCTGGTGCTCGTGCTGCTATGGACGGTGATCTTCGCGCGACTGTCGGTTGAGAAGGAAACCACGTATCGCGAGGCCATGGCGTCGGCCGCGATTCTCTCGGCGGCGCTCGAACAGCATACGGTGAAGGCGATTCACCAGGTCGACCAGATCACGCGCTTCGTCAAGTTCGAATTCGAGAAAACGCCTGGCCGTTTCGATCTCGCGAGCACAGTCGAAAAAGGCGTCGTGCAAAGCGAAACGCTCGTGCAGGTGTCGCTGATCGACGAGCATGGCAAGCTGATCGCGAATACGGCAGAGACGAATCCGAAACCGATCGACCTGTCCGATCGCGAGCACTTCAAGGTCCACGAACACGAGAACGACGACCAGCTGTTCATCAGCAAGCCCGTGCTCGGCCGCGTATCCGGCCACTGGACCTTGCAGATGACGCGTCGCCTGAATCATCCCGACGGTTCGTTCGCGGGCGTCGTGGTGGTCTCCGAAGACCCGAGCTACTTCACGAGCGACTTCTACAACAACGCGGCCATCGGTCGCGACGGCGTGATCGCCGTGATCTCGGACAGCGGCTCGGTGCTCGCGCGCCGCACGGGCAACTCGGAGCATGCGCAAGGCGTGTTCACGGCGACGGGTGTCTATCCCACGTCGGAACACGTGTCGGGCACCTATGTCGATTCGATCGACAACGTGACGCGCATCGTGTCGTACCGGCATATCGACGGCTATCCGCTCGGCGTGCTCGTCGGACTGTCACAGGCCGAAGAATTCGCTGACTACAACCACACGCGCAACGTCTATCTGCTGATGGCGAGCTTTATCTCGCTCGCGATGCTCGGCTTCTTCGCCGTCGCCACGGGTCTGATCGGCAAGCTGCTCGGACGCGAGCGCGAGATGACGCATCTCGTCGAATTCGATCTGCTCACAGGGCTGCGCAACCGCTACTCGACCTTGCAGAGCCTGCGTCACGAAGTCGCGCAGCCGGCCAACGTCGGGCGTCTTGCCATCCTCTTCATCGACCTCGACAACTTCAAGACCGTCAACGACACGCTCGGCCACAACGCCGGCGACATCGTGCTGCAAATGACGGCCGCGCGCCTCGCCGATGCCGTCGCCGACTCGGGCGCGCTGTCGCGCATCGGTGGCGACGAGTTCGTCGTCGTGATCAAGGGAGACGATGTCGAGAAGCGCTCGGTCACGCTCGCGGAAGCGATCATCGAAGTCTTCGCGAAGCCGTTCGAAGTACGCGGCAGTTCGTTCGTACTGCATGCGAGCATCGGCATCGCGCTTTACTCGGTCGCGAACGAAAGCGAAATCGACCTGCTGAAAAAAGCCGACCTCGCGATGTACAGCGCGAAGGACGCGGGCAAGAACTGCTATCAGTTCTACTCGCCGCATCTGTCGCATCGCGCGGACCATCTGATGAAGTGGGAGCAGCAGCTACGCGTCGCGCTCGCCGACCAGCAGCTGTTCCTCGCCTATCAGCCGAAGATCGACCTCGCGCGCCGCTGCATCACCGGCTTCGAGGCGCTCGTGCGCTGGAACCATCCGCAGCACGGCCTGATTCCCGCGAACGAATTCATCCCCGTCGCGGAATCGACGGGCCTGATCGTGCCCATCGGCGATTTCGTGATCCGCACCGCGTGCCGGCAGCTCGCGCAGTGGCAGCAACAGGGTTACGACACGCTGTCACTTGCCGTGAATATTTCGGCGGTACAGTTCTGGCGCGGCGACCTGTACGAAACGATCTCGCAAGCCATCGAGGAAACGGGCATCGCTGCGCGCCGCCTCGAACTCGAAATCACCGAGACGGCGATGATGGAGTACCCCGATCTCGTCTCCGAAAAGATCTTCGCGTTGAAGCGGCTCGGCGTGCGCATCGCACTCGATGACTTCGGCACCGGTTATTCGTCGCTGTCCTATCTGAACCGCTTCTCGGTCGATACGCTGAAAGTCGACCGCTCGTTCGTGCAGGCCATTCCCGGCGACCGCAGCGTCTGCGTGATGGTCACGGCCATCGTCAACCTCGCGCGCTCGCTGGGGCTGACGGTCGTGGTGGAAGGCACGGAGACGGAAGAACAGATCGCGTGGCTCGCGGCGCTTGGGCATATCGAGGCGCAAGGTTTCCTGTTTTCGCGGCCCGTGCCCGCCGACGCTATTCCGGCGCTGCTCGAACGCTTCGGCGTCTGTGGCATGCACGGTGCGCATCGTGCGCACGGCAGCGACACGGACAGCACCAGCGATGCCGCGAACACCAGCACGAGCAACGAATCGGCCTGAGCGCGCATCATTCGACGCAACAGGCGATGCGTCGGCCAGAAGGATGAACGGTAGCAACGCAATTCGGGCGACTTTGCTCGACCGCGCATGACCTCAGCGCGCGCTGTCGCGGCCATCGACGGCGCGCGCCGCATAAGAAATCAGCCCAACAGGTGTTCGCATGCGGCCAGCCCGGCAAATGACGGCGCTACACGCGCCCGCAGGAGACGAAACAACGCGATGCAACGAGCGCGAGCCGCTCTGGACGCTGTTTCGCGTCGTGTTTGGATTGTCCGCGCTCTCGTGGGGCGGACTCGCGCTGATGGCGCAACTGGAGAACCACTACGTCGAACGCGAGGAGCGCCTCACGCGCCTCGCTTTCTCCGACATCGTCGCACTCGCGTGGATGGTGCCGGGGCCAGTGGGCTGCAACGTCGCGGTGCAGCTCGGTCATGTGCTGCGCGGACGCGCGGGCGCCTGGGTCGCCGGGCTTGCGAGCGTGCTCCCCTTCTTCATGCTGATGACGGCGTTCGCGATCTTCTACCAGACGCCGATCGTCCGCGAGGTCGCCTCGCAAACCTTGCTCAACCATTTCAGCGTCGTGCTCGCGACGCTGATCGGCGTCACCTGGTACAAGCAGACGCGCTCGCTCGTGCGTGGCCGGCTCGAATGGGCAGCGGCCATACTCGGCAGCATCGCGTTGATTGGCGCGCATACGCCTGCCGCGTACATCGGCATACTCGGCGCGGCGTTCATGTCGGGCTGGGTACGCAGCGACGCGCGCGGCGCGCGTCTGTCGACCACGCTCAGCGCCGGCGACTGGCGGTTGCTGATCGGCCTGTGCGTGCTGCTGCTGATTTTCGCGCTGCCGTTGCCGCATCGCTATGACGTCGCGCTGCTGTGGCCAAGACTTGCAGGCGCGGGACTGACGCTGTTCGGCGGCGGTTTCTCCGCACTGCCCGTGTTGAAGACGCTCTTCGTCACGCCAACTGTCGGCGTCACCGATAACGAGTTCACGCTGGCCTTTTCGCTGTCGCCCCTGTCGCCGGGACCGCTGCTCAACGTGGTGCCGTTCTTCGGCTATCTGGTCGAAGGATGGCGCGGCGCGATCATCGCGACGATCGCGCTGTTCGTGCCGTCGGGCTGCCTTGTCGTGCTCGCGCAGCGCCACCTGCATCAACTGAAGATGAACCCGCGTTTCGAGCACGGCATGCGCGTGCTGCGCGCAGTGACGACGGCCTTTCTCGCCGTCGCCGTGTTGCGGATCGTGCGTAACGTACCGTTCGAGCCGGCCTATCTCGTGACGGCGCTGTTTTCGGGCGTGTGCTTCGCCAAGCTGAAGCTGCCTGTGTATGCGGTATATGGATCGGTCGCCGTTGCGTGCGGTGTGTGGCTGTACTTCGGGCACGTGGGATGACGTAGTGTCGTTTGGCGACCGCCAATGAAAAAGCGCCGCATATGCGGCGCTTTTCGTTTGAAACGCGGCGTGCGTTGCGGCAGCGATCAGAACCCGCGCGACATCACCGCAACGCCGATCGTCACGATGCCCAGCACCAGATTCACGACGACCAGACGTCGGACCGTTCCCACGGCACGCGCGCCATCGGGCCACTTCTGCGCCTGCACTGCGCGACGGATACGCGGAAAGACGGCGAAGCGGATATGCCCGAAGATCAGCATCATCACGATGCCGATGCCCGCCATCGCGTGAAGCTGCCAGGTTGCATGGCCGCCGCCGAATTGCATCAGCAGGAAACCGCCCGTCAGCAGAATGACGAGCACGGACACGCCGACCCAGTTGAAGAAGCGGCCGAACACCGATTCCCACAGCGGAAGACGCAATTGCGGCGAGAGGTCTTCGAGTGCCGGACGCAGGCAGAAATGCGCGAATATCATGCCGCCGATCCACACGGCGACACCCAGCAGATGCAGAAAGAGCGCGACTTCAATCGCCTTGTTCATAGTTGTTTTCCATTCCCGATGTAGCGCGCTGCCGTGATGTCCCGTCGAAAAACGCGGTCATTGACATGCACCAATGACCGCGTTCGACCAGCGACATTATGCGCAGTTCATTCGCTGCGCTGTTTTCTTTTGTCGTAGGGTGTTGCGCCGTGAGAGACCCCGCTCACAGCGCTTGACTTCGCTTGCCGCTTTAGCCCGGCAGCACCGGACGCAGCGACGTCACCTCTTTCAGCTTCGTATCCGGCGAACGGCCCTTGCGCGCGCGCTTGCCGACGTTCGGTTCGAGCGCCTTGCCGGACAGCTCTTCTTCCGTCGGCTTGTTGCGATACACGCCTTGCAGCACGACGCCCGCCTTGCTGATCGCCAGCGCCTGCGTGAGCGCTTCGTTCGGATCGAGCGCCATCAGGATCACGCCGCGTCCGCCGCCCGACAGCGTCTTCATCTCGTCGAGGCCGAACACCAGCAGACGCCCGCCGCCCGACAGACACGCGACCTGCGTCGCGTCGGGCAGCATCGGCATCGGCGCGAGCGGCGTCGCGCCGTCGTCGATCGTCATGAACGCCTTGCCGGCCTTCACGCGGCTCACCATGTCGCCGACCTTCGCGATAAAGCCGAAGCCATTCGACGACGCCAGCAGCAACGCCTGATCCGCCGACGCCGCGTAATAGTGCATCAGATGCGTGCCCGATTCGAGCTCGATCAGCGACGTGACGGGTACACCGTCACCACGTCCGCCCGGCAACTGCGCCACCGCGACGGAATACACGCGCCCCTTGCTGCCCCACGCGATCAACATGTCGGGCGTGCGGCACTGGAACGCCGCGTAGAGACCGTCGCCCGCCTTGAACGTGAAGCCCGCCGGGTCGAGCCCGTGGCCCTTCAGCGCGCGCACCCAGCCCTTCTGCGAGACAACCACGGTAACGGGTTCATCGACCACACGCGCTTCGAAGGTCGCGCGCTTTTCCTGCTGGATCAGCGTGCGGCGGTCGTCGCCGTATTGCTTCGCGTCGGCTTCGATTTCCTTGATGAGCAGCCGCTTCATCGCCGGCTCGCTGCCGAGCAGTTCTTCGAGCTTCGCTTTTTCGTCGCGCAGTTCGGCCAGTTCCTTCTCGATCTTGATCGCTTCGAGACGCGCCAATTGACGCAGCCGGATTTCGAGAATGTCTTCGGCCTGGCGATCGGACAGCTTGAATGCGTCGATCAGCGCGGCCTTCGGCTCGTCCGATTCGCGAATGATGCGGATGACTTCGTCGATATTCAAAAAGACGATCATCCGGCCTTCGAGGATGTGAATCCGGTCGTTGACCTTGTTCAGACGATGTTGCGTACGGCGCGTGACCGTCACGAAGCGGAAGCCGATCCACTCATGCAATATCTCGCCGATGCCCTTCTGACGCGGACGGCCATCCGCGCCAACCATCACGAGGTTCAGCGTCGCGTTCGATTCGAGGCTCGTATGCGCGAGCAGCGTAGTGACGAACTCGGTCTGATCGATACGGCTCGACTTCGGCTCGAACACCAGACGCACGGGCGCGTCCTTGCCCGACTCGTCGCGCACCGCGTCGAGCAGACCGAGAAGCGTCTGTTTCGTCTGCAACTGTTCCGGTGTCAGCGACTTCTTGCCGAGCTTGATCTTCGGATTCGTCTGCTCCTCGATCTCTTCGAGCACCTTCTGACCAGACGTATTCGGCGGCAATTCGGTGATAACGAGTTGCCACTGACCGCGCGCAAGATCTTCGATTTTCCAGCGCGCGCGCACCTTGAGACTGCCACGGCCCGTCTCATACGCCTGCGAGATTTCCGCTTCGCTCGAAATGATCTGGCCGCCACCCGGAAAGTCCGGCCCCGGAACGTGCTGCATCAGATCCGCGTGCGTCATCTTCGGATTGCGGATCATCGCGACGGCGGCCGCCGCGACTTCGCGCAGATTGTGCGACGGGATTTCCGTCGCGAGACCGACCGCGATGCCCGATGCGCCGTTCAGCAACACGAACGGCAGACGCGCGGGCAACAGCTTCGGTTCTTCGAACGAGCCGTCGTAGTTCGGCATGAAATCGACGGTGCCCTGATCGATTTCGTCGAGCAGCAGCTTCGCGATCGGCGTGAGGCGCGCTTCCGTGTATCGCATCGCCGCCGCGCCGTCGCCGTCGCGCGAGCCGAAGTTGCCCTGGCCGTCGATCAGCGGATAGCGCATCGAGAAGTCTTGCGCGAGACGCACGAGCGCGTCGTACGCCGACTGGTCGCCGTGCGGGTGATATTTACCCAGCACGTCGCCGACCACGCGCGCCGACTTCACCGGCTTCGCGTTGTCGCCGAGACCCATCTCGTTCATCGCGTACAGGATGCGGCGCTGCACGGGCTTCTGGCCGTCGCAGACGTCGGGCAGCGCGCGGCCCTTCACCACGCTCACCGCGTAGTCGAGGTACGCGCGTTCCGCGTAGTTGCCGAGCGTCAGCACGTCGCCTTCGGGCGCGGCCGGCTCGGTAAACAGATCGGGAGTGTTGTCGTCCATCTAGATTCCGTGTCCTTGTTGGCGCGCGTGCATCGTTTTTCTAGATGCACGCCTGCGCTCAGATATCCGCTTCGACCTGGTTGCCCTTCTCTTCGAGCCAGCTACGGCGCGACGCCGCTTCGCCCTTGCCCATCAGCATCGTCATGCGCGCGACGGTCGCGTCGAAGTCGAGTTCGCCGAGTGCAACGGGCGACAGGCGCCGTGTGTCCGGGTTCATCGTCGTGTCCCATAGCTGCTCGGCGCTCATTTCGCCGAGACCCTTGAAGCGGCTGATCGACCACTGCGATTCGCGCACGCCGTCCTTGCGCAGCTTGTCGAGAATCGCTTCGAGTTCGCCTTCGTCGAGCGCGTACAGCTTCTGCGCCGGCTTCTTGCCGCGCGCGGGCGCATCGACGCGGAACAGCGGCGGACGCGCGACATGCACGTGACCGCGCTCGATCAGTTGCGGGAAGTGCTTGAAGAACAGCGTCAGCAACAGCACCTGAATGTGAGAACCGTCGACGTCTGCATCGGACAAGATACAGATCTTGCCGTAGCGCAGATTGGACAGATCGACGGTGTCGTCGGGGTTGTGCGGATCGACGCCGATCGCCACGGAAATGTCGTGCACTTCGTTGTTGGCGAACAGACGGTCACGTTCGGTTTCCCAGGTGTTCAGCACCTTGCCGCGCAACGGCAGGATGGCCTGATATTCCTTGTCGCGGCCCATCTTCGCCGAACCGCCCGCCGAATCGCCCTCGACGAGGAACAGTTCGTTGCGGCCGATTTCCGTCGATTCGCAATCCGTCAGCTTGCCCGGCAGCACGGCGACGCCCGAACTCTTGCGCTTCTCGACCTTCTGGCCGGCGCGCGTGCGGGCCTGCGCCTGCTTGATGACGAGATCGGCGAGCTTCTTGCCGTGCTCGACGTGCTGGTTGAGCCACAGTTCGAGCGCGGGCCGCGCGAACGACGACACGAGCTTCACGGCATCACGGCTATTCAGACGTTCCTTGATTTGCCCCTGGAACTGCGGGTCGAGCACCTTCGCGGACAGAACGAACGACACGCGCGCGAACACGTCTTCCGCGAGCAGCTTGACGCCTTTCGGCTGCAGGTTGTGCAGTTCGACGAAGCTCTTTACAGCCTGGAAAAGACCGTCGCGCAGGCCGGCTTCATGCGTGCCGCCCGCCGGCGTCGGAATGAGGTTGACGTAGGATTCGCGCGTGAGCGGCCCTTCTTCGCTCCACGCGACGACCCACGCCGCGCCTTCGCCTTCCGCGAAGGTTTCTTCGTTCGAGCGCGAGCTTTCCGCGTAGCGCTCGCCTTCGAACAGCGGGATCAGCAGATCGCTGCCCGCCATGCCTTCCATCAGATAGCCGCGCAGGCCGTCTTCGTATTTCCAGCTTTGGCGCTCGCCCGTCTTTTCGTTGACGAGGACGACCTCGACGCCCGGCAGCAACACGGCTTTCGAGCGCAGCAGGCGTTGCAGTTCGCCGAGCGGCAGATTCGGCGAATCGAAGTATTTCGGATCGGCCCACGCGGTGACGCGCGTGCCCGACTTCTTGTCGGCCTTCGTCGCGGTGCGCACCTGCAGCGGCTTGACGACGTCGCCGTGCGAGAAGCTCAGTTCGGCGACCTTGCCGTCGCGCCAGACGGTCACGTCGAGGCGCGTGGACAGCGCGTTCGTCACCGACACGCCGACGCCGTGCAGGCCGCCCGAGAACGTGTACGCGCCGCCGGCCGCCTTGTCGAACTTGCCGCCTGCGTGCAGGCGCGTGAAGACGATTTCGACGACGGGGACACCTTCTTCCGGGTGCATGCCGAATGGGATGCCGCGGCCGTCGTCGTCGACGGAAACGGAATGATCGGCGTGCAGCGTGACAGTGATCTGACGGCCGTAGCCGCCGAGCGCTTCGTCGGACGCGTTGTCGATGACTTCCTGAATGATGTGCAGCGGATTTTCGGTGCGCGTGTACATGCCGGGCCGCTGCTTGACCGGCTCCAGGCCTTTGAGCACCTTGATCGATGCTTCGCTATATGCGGCGTTTGGCTTTTTCGTTG
This genomic interval from Paraburkholderia sabiae contains the following:
- a CDS encoding chromate transporter, whose protein sequence is MTALHAPAGDETTRCNEREPLWTLFRVVFGLSALSWGGLALMAQLENHYVEREERLTRLAFSDIVALAWMVPGPVGCNVAVQLGHVLRGRAGAWVAGLASVLPFFMLMTAFAIFYQTPIVREVASQTLLNHFSVVLATLIGVTWYKQTRSLVRGRLEWAAAILGSIALIGAHTPAAYIGILGAAFMSGWVRSDARGARLSTTLSAGDWRLLIGLCVLLLIFALPLPHRYDVALLWPRLAGAGLTLFGGGFSALPVLKTLFVTPTVGVTDNEFTLAFSLSPLSPGPLLNVVPFFGYLVEGWRGAIIATIALFVPSGCLVVLAQRHLHQLKMNPRFEHGMRVLRAVTTAFLAVAVLRIVRNVPFEPAYLVTALFSGVCFAKLKLPVYAVYGSVAVACGVWLYFGHVG
- the parC gene encoding DNA topoisomerase IV subunit A; amino-acid sequence: MDDNTPDLFTEPAAPEGDVLTLGNYAERAYLDYAVSVVKGRALPDVCDGQKPVQRRILYAMNEMGLGDNAKPVKSARVVGDVLGKYHPHGDQSAYDALVRLAQDFSMRYPLIDGQGNFGSRDGDGAAAMRYTEARLTPIAKLLLDEIDQGTVDFMPNYDGSFEEPKLLPARLPFVLLNGASGIAVGLATEIPSHNLREVAAAAVAMIRNPKMTHADLMQHVPGPDFPGGGQIISSEAEISQAYETGRGSLKVRARWKIEDLARGQWQLVITELPPNTSGQKVLEEIEEQTNPKIKLGKKSLTPEQLQTKQTLLGLLDAVRDESGKDAPVRLVFEPKSSRIDQTEFVTTLLAHTSLESNATLNLVMVGADGRPRQKGIGEILHEWIGFRFVTVTRRTQHRLNKVNDRIHILEGRMIVFLNIDEVIRIIRESDEPKAALIDAFKLSDRQAEDILEIRLRQLARLEAIKIEKELAELRDEKAKLEELLGSEPAMKRLLIKEIEADAKQYGDDRRTLIQQEKRATFEARVVDEPVTVVVSQKGWVRALKGHGLDPAGFTFKAGDGLYAAFQCRTPDMLIAWGSKGRVYSVAVAQLPGGRGDGVPVTSLIELESGTHLMHYYAASADQALLLASSNGFGFIAKVGDMVSRVKAGKAFMTIDDGATPLAPMPMLPDATQVACLSGGGRLLVFGLDEMKTLSGGGRGVILMALDPNEALTQALAISKAGVVLQGVYRNKPTEEELSGKALEPNVGKRARKGRSPDTKLKEVTSLRPVLPG
- a CDS encoding CopD family protein, with the protein product MNKAIEVALFLHLLGVAVWIGGMIFAHFCLRPALEDLSPQLRLPLWESVFGRFFNWVGVSVLVILLTGGFLLMQFGGGHATWQLHAMAGIGIVMMLIFGHIRFAVFPRIRRAVQAQKWPDGARAVGTVRRLVVVNLVLGIVTIGVAVMSRGF
- a CDS encoding bifunctional diguanylate cyclase/phosphodiesterase produces the protein MNQFRLSSARDVRHRLDPAGTRRRALLAIPALGVLVLVLLWTVIFARLSVEKETTYREAMASAAILSAALEQHTVKAIHQVDQITRFVKFEFEKTPGRFDLASTVEKGVVQSETLVQVSLIDEHGKLIANTAETNPKPIDLSDREHFKVHEHENDDQLFISKPVLGRVSGHWTLQMTRRLNHPDGSFAGVVVVSEDPSYFTSDFYNNAAIGRDGVIAVISDSGSVLARRTGNSEHAQGVFTATGVYPTSEHVSGTYVDSIDNVTRIVSYRHIDGYPLGVLVGLSQAEEFADYNHTRNVYLLMASFISLAMLGFFAVATGLIGKLLGREREMTHLVEFDLLTGLRNRYSTLQSLRHEVAQPANVGRLAILFIDLDNFKTVNDTLGHNAGDIVLQMTAARLADAVADSGALSRIGGDEFVVVIKGDDVEKRSVTLAEAIIEVFAKPFEVRGSSFVLHASIGIALYSVANESEIDLLKKADLAMYSAKDAGKNCYQFYSPHLSHRADHLMKWEQQLRVALADQQLFLAYQPKIDLARRCITGFEALVRWNHPQHGLIPANEFIPVAESTGLIVPIGDFVIRTACRQLAQWQQQGYDTLSLAVNISAVQFWRGDLYETISQAIEETGIAARRLELEITETAMMEYPDLVSEKIFALKRLGVRIALDDFGTGYSSLSYLNRFSVDTLKVDRSFVQAIPGDRSVCVMVTAIVNLARSLGLTVVVEGTETEEQIAWLAALGHIEAQGFLFSRPVPADAIPALLERFGVCGMHGAHRAHGSDTDSTSDAANTSTSNESA
- a CDS encoding DNA topoisomerase IV subunit B; this encodes MSTKKPNAAYSEASIKVLKGLEPVKQRPGMYTRTENPLHIIQEVIDNASDEALGGYGRQITVTLHADHSVSVDDDGRGIPFGMHPEEGVPVVEIVFTRLHAGGKFDKAAGGAYTFSGGLHGVGVSVTNALSTRLDVTVWRDGKVAELSFSHGDVVKPLQVRTATKADKKSGTRVTAWADPKYFDSPNLPLGELQRLLRSKAVLLPGVEVVLVNEKTGERQSWKYEDGLRGYLMEGMAGSDLLIPLFEGERYAESSRSNEETFAEGEGAAWVVAWSEEGPLTRESYVNLIPTPAGGTHEAGLRDGLFQAVKSFVELHNLQPKGVKLLAEDVFARVSFVLSAKVLDPQFQGQIKERLNSRDAVKLVSSFARPALELWLNQHVEHGKKLADLVIKQAQARTRAGQKVEKRKSSGVAVLPGKLTDCESTEIGRNELFLVEGDSAGGSAKMGRDKEYQAILPLRGKVLNTWETERDRLFANNEVHDISVAIGVDPHNPDDTVDLSNLRYGKICILSDADVDGSHIQVLLLTLFFKHFPQLIERGHVHVARPPLFRVDAPARGKKPAQKLYALDEGELEAILDKLRKDGVRESQWSISRFKGLGEMSAEQLWDTTMNPDTRRLSPVALGELDFDATVARMTMLMGKGEAASRRSWLEEKGNQVEADI